A window of Pedobacter lusitanus contains these coding sequences:
- a CDS encoding NAD-dependent epimerase/dehydratase family protein: protein MTEKILVLGSNGQIGTELVTALRKTYGEDNVVACDIRRPDYDIKNSGPFEFVNVLEKDTLNTIFNKYKPTQVYLLAALLSATGEQNPKLAWDLNMNGLLNILDLAIVYKTAKVYWPSSIAVFGPNSPKDQTSQYCVMDPNTVYGISKLAGERWCEYYFQKYGLDVRSIRYPGLISWKAAPGGGTTDYAIHIFHDALKKASYASFLSAETELPMMYMDDAIRGTIELMDAPADRISIRSSYNFAGVSFTPEILAAEIRKHIPEFTLTYTANDPRQEIAASWPRSMDDQVAKLDWGWKPEFDLSRITTDMLNNLKKIG, encoded by the coding sequence ATGACTGAAAAAATACTAGTATTAGGCTCTAACGGGCAGATAGGAACTGAACTGGTTACTGCGCTGCGTAAAACTTATGGTGAAGATAACGTAGTTGCCTGTGATATCCGACGTCCTGATTATGACATTAAGAATTCAGGACCTTTTGAATTTGTTAATGTTTTAGAGAAGGATACATTAAATACCATTTTTAATAAATACAAACCTACTCAGGTTTATTTACTGGCAGCCTTATTATCAGCCACTGGTGAGCAGAATCCAAAACTTGCCTGGGATCTGAATATGAATGGTTTGTTAAATATTCTTGACCTGGCAATTGTCTATAAAACGGCAAAAGTTTACTGGCCAAGTTCTATTGCAGTGTTCGGACCTAATTCTCCGAAGGATCAAACGTCCCAATATTGCGTGATGGATCCAAATACCGTTTATGGAATCAGTAAATTAGCAGGAGAAAGATGGTGTGAATACTATTTTCAGAAATATGGTCTTGATGTAAGAAGTATCCGTTATCCGGGATTAATCAGCTGGAAAGCTGCGCCGGGTGGTGGAACAACTGATTATGCTATACATATTTTCCATGATGCATTGAAGAAAGCAAGTTATGCTTCTTTCCTTTCTGCAGAAACGGAATTGCCAATGATGTATATGGATGATGCAATTCGCGGAACAATAGAATTAATGGATGCTCCTGCAGACCGTATTTCTATCCGTTCAAGTTATAATTTTGCTGGTGTAAGTTTCACGCCGGAAATTTTGGCAGCTGAAATCAGGAAGCACATTCCGGAATTTACATTAACTTACACTGCTAATGATCCCCGTCAGGAGATCGCTGCAAGCTGGCCACGTTCAATGGATGATCAGGTTGCGAAATTAGACTGGGGCTGGAAACCAGAATTTGATCTGTCAAGAATAACGACAGATATGTTAAATAATTTAAAAAAAATAGGGTAA
- a CDS encoding gluconate 2-dehydrogenase subunit 3 family protein, producing the protein MERREAVRNIAFLMGGALSATTIGVFLDSCNTPSAKNGSGLFSADQDQMITEIADIIIPTTKTPGAKAAGVGPWISMMVRDCYPKEAQDVFVKGLEDLEARSKKEYNNSFLKISVKEREQLLGKVRDETVAAQKADGEKNAAAEKAKSKALTNTVKAAKYGPQGPSYFFAIARDLTMLGYFTSEIGATQALQYVDVPGRYDGCIDLKPGQKVYA; encoded by the coding sequence ATGGAAAGAAGAGAAGCAGTCAGAAACATTGCCTTTTTAATGGGAGGCGCATTATCTGCTACTACAATCGGAGTATTTCTTGACAGCTGTAACACTCCTTCGGCCAAGAACGGATCGGGACTATTTTCAGCAGATCAGGATCAAATGATTACGGAAATAGCAGACATCATTATTCCAACAACAAAAACACCGGGTGCAAAAGCTGCCGGAGTTGGACCATGGATTTCAATGATGGTCAGGGATTGTTATCCTAAAGAGGCTCAGGACGTATTCGTCAAAGGTCTTGAGGATCTGGAAGCCCGTTCTAAAAAAGAATACAATAATTCATTCCTTAAAATCTCTGTAAAAGAGCGCGAACAGTTACTTGGAAAAGTAAGAGATGAAACTGTGGCTGCACAGAAAGCTGATGGCGAAAAAAATGCTGCTGCTGAGAAAGCTAAAAGCAAAGCACTGACGAATACGGTTAAGGCTGCCAAATATGGACCGCAGGGCCCATCATACTTTTTTGCAATAGCAAGAGACTTAACCATGCTGGGTTATTTCACTTCAGAAATCGGTGCAACACAGGCATTACAATATGTTGATGTTCCCGGCCGCTATGATGGCTGTATTGATTTAAAACCAGGACAAAAAGTGTACGCCTAA
- a CDS encoding prolyl oligopeptidase family serine peptidase yields MKHFKLILCFSLLFTLQTKAQDFKKYDKGSFIDGKDSISYRILFPEHFDPKQKYPVLFFLHGRGESGKDNVKQLLHGGALFLKNDFRQQYPAIIIFPQCPEESFWANVKMTVDSAGKRTFDYQKGGKPTTSMKALLGMIDNILDKPYINHKQVYVGGLSMGGMGTFELLRRKPKTFAAAFAICGGDNIANVDKYKHVPLWIFHGGKDDVVPAEGSTAIANQLKIIGKEVKFTLYPDANHNSWDDAFAEPKLLSWLFSHQK; encoded by the coding sequence ATGAAGCATTTCAAATTAATTCTCTGTTTTTCTCTCCTGTTCACCTTACAAACAAAGGCTCAGGATTTCAAAAAGTATGATAAGGGCAGTTTTATTGACGGCAAAGACAGTATCTCTTACCGTATTCTTTTCCCTGAACATTTCGATCCTAAACAAAAATACCCGGTTCTGTTTTTTCTGCATGGGCGTGGTGAGAGCGGAAAAGATAATGTCAAACAGTTACTCCATGGAGGTGCACTATTTCTAAAAAACGATTTTCGTCAGCAATACCCTGCAATTATCATTTTTCCTCAGTGTCCGGAAGAGAGCTTCTGGGCTAATGTAAAGATGACTGTTGATTCTGCCGGGAAGAGAACTTTTGATTATCAAAAAGGCGGAAAACCTACTACTTCGATGAAAGCATTACTGGGTATGATTGATAACATCCTTGATAAGCCTTATATCAATCACAAACAAGTTTATGTCGGTGGTCTGTCGATGGGTGGTATGGGAACTTTTGAGCTGTTAAGACGCAAACCAAAAACTTTCGCAGCTGCCTTTGCTATCTGCGGTGGTGATAATATTGCCAACGTAGACAAATACAAGCACGTTCCACTCTGGATTTTCCATGGCGGTAAAGATGATGTGGTACCCGCTGAAGGATCTACTGCAATAGCTAACCAGTTAAAAATTATTGGTAAGGAAGTGAAGTTTACGCTTTACCCTGACGCGAATCATAACAGCTGGGATGATGCATTTGCAGAGCCTAAGCTTCTTTCATGGTTATTTAGTCATCAGAAGTAA
- a CDS encoding GMC oxidoreductase encodes MNLNTKANAQNTYDAIVVGSGISGGWAAKELTEKGLKVLLLERGRNIEHIKDYTTAMKKPWEFEHRGKLTEAQKDAHPVQKRDYPYQEFNESFWVNDHECPYTEVKRFDWYRGFHVGGKSLMWGRQSYRFSDLNFEDNKKDGHGIDWPIRYKDLSPWYDHVEKFAGISGQVENWPALPDGHFLPPMEMNCVEKDVKKRIEEKWNKSRIMTIGRTANLTVPHGGRGSCQYRDRCSRGCPFGAYFSTQSSTLPAAVATGNLTLRPFSLVDHIVYDKETQKATGVVIIDSETKEHIEYFAKIVFVNGSTLGSTFLLLNSTSAEHPNGLGNGSGELGHNLMDHHFRCGASGDAEGFEDKYTYGRRANGIYIPRYQNMGGDKRDYLRGFGYQGGASRSGWHKDVAELAFGGDFKDLMTQPGVWKMGLGGFGEALPYHENRVYIDKTKKDKWGMPVLAIDCEFKGNEEKMRIDMMNDAAEMLEAAGIKNVQTYDAGSTPGMAIHEQGTARMGNDPKTSVLNKWNQMHEVKNVFVTDGSCMPSIACQNPSLTFMALTARAADYAVSELKKGNL; translated from the coding sequence ATGAATTTAAATACAAAAGCAAACGCACAAAATACATATGATGCGATAGTAGTCGGATCGGGAATAAGTGGTGGATGGGCAGCAAAAGAACTGACTGAAAAAGGACTTAAAGTTCTGCTTCTTGAACGTGGCAGAAATATAGAACATATCAAAGATTATACTACGGCCATGAAAAAACCGTGGGAATTTGAACATCGCGGCAAATTAACTGAAGCACAAAAAGATGCTCATCCGGTACAAAAACGTGATTATCCTTATCAGGAATTTAACGAGAGTTTTTGGGTTAATGACCACGAATGCCCTTATACTGAGGTCAAACGTTTTGACTGGTATCGCGGTTTTCATGTAGGTGGAAAATCACTGATGTGGGGCAGACAGAGTTACCGTTTCAGCGATCTGAATTTTGAAGACAACAAAAAAGATGGTCACGGTATTGACTGGCCTATCAGATATAAAGACTTAAGCCCGTGGTATGATCATGTGGAAAAATTTGCAGGCATCAGTGGTCAGGTAGAAAACTGGCCGGCTTTACCTGACGGGCATTTCCTGCCACCAATGGAAATGAACTGTGTGGAGAAAGATGTCAAAAAAAGAATTGAAGAAAAATGGAATAAATCACGCATCATGACTATTGGCCGTACAGCCAATCTTACTGTTCCTCACGGAGGAAGAGGCAGTTGTCAATATCGTGACAGATGCAGCAGAGGCTGTCCTTTTGGTGCATATTTCAGTACACAGTCTTCTACTCTTCCGGCTGCTGTTGCCACAGGAAATCTTACTTTACGTCCTTTCTCTCTGGTTGATCATATTGTTTATGACAAAGAAACCCAGAAAGCAACTGGTGTGGTTATTATCGATTCGGAAACAAAGGAACACATTGAATATTTTGCAAAAATTGTTTTTGTAAACGGTTCTACCTTGGGAAGTACTTTCTTATTACTGAATTCTACTTCTGCTGAACATCCTAATGGTTTAGGTAATGGAAGCGGAGAACTGGGACATAATTTAATGGATCACCATTTCCGTTGCGGTGCTTCGGGAGATGCTGAAGGTTTTGAAGATAAATATACTTATGGCCGCAGAGCTAACGGTATATATATTCCGCGTTATCAGAATATGGGTGGTGACAAGCGTGATTATCTGCGCGGATTTGGTTATCAGGGTGGTGCCAGCCGCTCAGGATGGCACAAGGATGTTGCTGAACTTGCTTTTGGCGGCGACTTTAAAGATCTGATGACACAACCGGGTGTATGGAAAATGGGTCTGGGTGGTTTCGGAGAGGCTCTTCCTTATCATGAAAACAGAGTTTATATCGATAAAACGAAAAAAGATAAGTGGGGAATGCCGGTACTGGCTATCGACTGCGAGTTTAAAGGTAATGAAGAGAAAATGCGTATTGACATGATGAATGATGCAGCAGAAATGCTTGAAGCAGCAGGAATCAAGAACGTACAGACTTATGATGCGGGTTCAACTCCAGGTATGGCAATCCATGAGCAGGGTACAGCCCGTATGGGAAATGATCCTAAAACTTCAGTACTAAATAAATGGAACCAGATGCACGAAGTGAAAAATGTATTTGTAACGGATGGTTCTTGTATGCCATCTATTGCTTGTCAAAATCCTTCGCTGACTTTTATGGCATTAACAGCCAGAGCGGCTGACTATGCTGTAAGCGAATTAAAAAAAGGTAATCTTTAA
- a CDS encoding RagB/SusD family nutrient uptake outer membrane protein, with product MKHLKYIFLSFLICSILSCKKEFLTVQPQGELTDKQLTTQDGVEGLLVGAYGLLNGNVNGTWGNYGAAPSQWLFGEVASDNAHKGSSNGDQPNMNAIERHAPTSTNDNLSNLWDRCFEGIQRCNNTLKILTALQAGQGTAKFDDARAKEIQGEARLLRAHYYFFLVRVFKAVPYVTEATNGAIVPNDKDIYPNIVDDLQFAVANLSTTKPKGQKGRMDKYAAQAYLGKVFLYQKKYPEAYALLNAVIAAKPSLINLPYSDNFDITKEDGPESIVTVEHSVGTDGTGGDNGNVGDMLNFPYGSAPINCCGFFQPTIDLANSFKVDASGLPLLDGSYRTNPYTSDLGLTADQKKTYAVDKTLALDPRIESTLGRRGIPFRDWGLMPGDDWIRDASNGGPFLAVKNTIEVAQMSSGTAPGSTNVTGLNVNLIRLGDIYLMAAECAVETGDLGTALTLVNAVRQRAAKITPQTINGAAAAAYKVGLYTSFPSADYARNAVRFERRLELALEGHRFFDLVRWGIAKTTLESYFKFEGGYFDYLKNITLKPRDEYFPLPQDQIDRSQGKLVQSPGY from the coding sequence ATGAAACACTTAAAATATATTTTCCTATCCTTTTTAATTTGCAGTATACTTTCCTGCAAAAAGGAATTCCTAACGGTTCAGCCACAGGGTGAGCTGACAGATAAGCAATTGACAACACAAGATGGTGTTGAAGGATTGCTTGTCGGGGCTTATGGTTTACTTAATGGCAACGTAAATGGCACATGGGGTAATTATGGTGCTGCACCAAGCCAGTGGTTATTTGGTGAAGTGGCTTCAGATAATGCCCATAAAGGCAGTAGTAATGGGGATCAGCCTAATATGAATGCCATAGAACGTCATGCTCCTACCAGCACCAATGATAACCTGTCAAATTTATGGGACAGATGTTTCGAAGGAATTCAGCGTTGTAACAATACCCTGAAAATTCTAACTGCGCTGCAAGCCGGACAGGGTACTGCAAAATTTGATGATGCCCGTGCAAAAGAAATTCAGGGTGAAGCGAGATTGCTTCGTGCCCATTATTATTTCTTTTTAGTCAGAGTTTTCAAGGCTGTGCCTTATGTTACGGAAGCTACCAACGGGGCAATTGTTCCAAATGATAAAGATATTTATCCAAACATTGTTGATGATCTTCAGTTTGCAGTAGCAAATCTGAGTACAACCAAACCAAAAGGCCAGAAAGGCCGTATGGATAAATATGCAGCACAAGCCTATCTTGGAAAGGTATTTTTATATCAGAAAAAATATCCTGAAGCTTATGCTTTGTTAAATGCTGTAATTGCAGCAAAACCAAGTCTGATCAATTTACCTTATTCAGATAACTTTGATATTACCAAAGAAGATGGTCCGGAATCAATTGTTACCGTAGAGCACTCTGTTGGAACAGATGGTACAGGTGGTGATAATGGAAATGTTGGGGATATGCTGAATTTCCCTTACGGTAGTGCCCCAATCAATTGCTGTGGTTTCTTCCAGCCTACCATTGACTTAGCTAATTCATTCAAGGTTGATGCTTCGGGCTTACCATTATTAGATGGCAGTTACCGTACAAATCCATACACTTCTGATTTAGGCTTAACAGCAGATCAGAAGAAAACCTACGCCGTAGATAAAACGTTGGCTTTAGATCCAAGGATTGAATCTACTTTAGGCAGAAGAGGCATTCCGTTCCGTGACTGGGGCTTAATGCCAGGTGATGACTGGATTCGTGACGCAAGTAATGGCGGACCATTCCTTGCTGTTAAAAATACGATTGAAGTAGCTCAGATGAGTAGTGGAACTGCTCCGGGAAGTACGAATGTAACCGGCTTAAATGTTAACCTGATCCGTCTGGGAGATATCTATCTGATGGCTGCAGAATGTGCAGTTGAGACAGGTGATCTAGGAACAGCTTTAACATTGGTAAACGCAGTAAGACAGCGTGCGGCAAAAATAACTCCGCAAACTATCAACGGAGCAGCAGCAGCGGCCTACAAAGTTGGTCTTTATACTTCTTTCCCAAGTGCTGATTACGCCAGAAATGCTGTTCGTTTTGAGCGCAGACTGGAATTAGCGCTTGAAGGTCATAGATTTTTTGACCTGGTACGCTGGGGAATTGCTAAAACAACGCTGGAAAGTTATTTCAAATTTGAAGGCGGATACTTCGACTACCTTAAAAACATTACTTTAAAACCACGTGATGAGTATTTCCCTTTACCGCAAGATCAGATTGACAGAAGTCAGGGTAAATTAGTACAGAGTCCTGGTTATTAA
- a CDS encoding right-handed parallel beta-helix repeat-containing protein, producing the protein MDNFAPLQSATIAELRAINSTTTLSDQFYVTNKGHEGIWYYDPADTTSADNTATVLVSQNGRRLKRVFESEISVTWFGAKGDGNTDDTVSIQNAINFAADNVSVRIPKGTFLIRADFEFYDDHASGFLIDKGGIYLNDNSTLLLDEECYLKAVGTLKQASNVIRIHEKKNVTIKGGHIIGDRYYTGKNNGEWGYGLAISGCENVYVENLKASDCWGDGFNLQVTTGDKGITINKHIYFNKCISNNNRRQGLSIEGGTDLTFFACQFTNTRGKGPECGVDIEPYSVDNLVDNVLFDRCYFKNNAAAGLQIWGNSISNVKALNCIFTGDDTGAGKGYHHLATGHNPKNITWESCNFDNGVNQTDKRGATIRGGTDLLFLNNTITAVHFQINEDPGTDNLDIYITYSIIFKGNTFVSDDQSGNNLASLGSTNVCKAIIIENNIFNCVNSANKAGLVIYLESKSNQLKFNTFLNIKNGIVLGGNVTSEISFNTFHNSISHLIEVRDNAIINGNTFYGPCSLNTDLNHTESIIRIKQSGSTEINGNDVIIQNNIIHEKGIRDTQNTSKAKCILGFDNAAIVQRLDFINNKVISPSNPTPLRDIGTVDAEYTDFFVSRKNLYQPADSASYNIPTYGYLPHRVKAGDMVFLQDTPEFLLIMTPFIFNPDGTTVYPTFINFKKVPDNPPV; encoded by the coding sequence ATGGATAATTTCGCGCCTTTACAATCAGCAACAATAGCAGAATTAAGAGCTATCAATAGCACAACAACTTTATCAGACCAGTTTTATGTAACTAACAAGGGACATGAAGGGATCTGGTATTATGATCCTGCCGATACGACTTCTGCAGATAATACTGCTACAGTTTTGGTTTCACAAAATGGCAGGCGTCTTAAAAGAGTTTTTGAATCAGAAATTTCAGTAACCTGGTTTGGAGCCAAAGGAGATGGAAATACTGATGACACTGTATCTATACAAAATGCTATCAATTTTGCTGCAGACAATGTATCAGTCAGAATCCCCAAAGGCACCTTCTTAATTAGAGCAGATTTTGAATTCTATGATGATCATGCTTCAGGTTTTTTAATAGATAAAGGCGGTATTTATTTAAATGACAACAGTACACTTTTATTGGATGAAGAATGTTACTTAAAAGCAGTTGGCACACTCAAACAAGCATCCAACGTAATCAGAATCCACGAAAAAAAGAATGTTACGATTAAAGGTGGCCATATCATCGGTGACAGATACTATACCGGGAAAAATAATGGGGAATGGGGTTATGGATTAGCTATTAGTGGTTGTGAAAATGTTTATGTGGAAAATCTGAAAGCATCAGATTGCTGGGGAGATGGCTTTAATTTACAGGTAACCACCGGTGATAAAGGTATTACGATAAATAAACACATTTATTTTAACAAATGTATTTCAAATAACAACAGACGTCAGGGCTTAAGTATAGAAGGAGGAACCGACCTCACCTTCTTTGCCTGTCAGTTTACCAACACAAGGGGTAAAGGTCCGGAATGTGGTGTTGATATTGAACCTTATTCTGTAGATAATCTCGTTGACAATGTTCTTTTTGACAGATGTTATTTCAAAAACAATGCAGCTGCCGGGCTCCAGATCTGGGGGAATAGTATCAGTAACGTGAAAGCTTTAAACTGCATTTTTACCGGGGACGATACTGGTGCAGGAAAAGGTTATCATCATCTGGCGACAGGACATAATCCGAAAAACATTACATGGGAGTCATGTAATTTTGATAACGGTGTAAATCAAACTGATAAAAGAGGAGCAACAATCAGAGGCGGGACAGATTTATTATTCTTAAATAATACTATTACTGCTGTACATTTTCAGATTAATGAAGATCCCGGCACTGATAATCTGGATATTTATATCACCTATAGCATTATTTTTAAAGGAAATACATTTGTTAGTGATGATCAGTCTGGTAATAATTTAGCGTCACTTGGAAGTACTAATGTCTGTAAGGCCATTATTATTGAAAATAATATTTTCAATTGTGTTAACTCTGCGAATAAAGCTGGCCTGGTGATATATCTGGAAAGCAAAAGTAATCAGCTAAAATTCAATACATTTCTAAATATCAAAAATGGTATTGTTTTAGGCGGAAATGTTACAAGCGAGATTTCATTTAATACTTTTCATAATTCCATATCTCATTTAATTGAGGTGCGGGATAATGCCATTATCAATGGGAATACCTTTTATGGCCCATGTTCATTAAACACTGACCTAAACCATACAGAAAGCATCATAAGAATAAAACAATCAGGATCTACTGAAATAAATGGCAATGATGTAATTATTCAAAATAATATAATTCACGAAAAAGGTATAAGAGACACCCAGAACACAAGTAAGGCCAAGTGTATACTGGGATTTGATAATGCTGCTATTGTGCAAAGACTGGATTTTATTAACAACAAAGTTATTTCACCATCAAACCCAACTCCATTGAGGGACATTGGTACTGTTGATGCTGAATATACAGACTTCTTTGTATCCCGTAAAAATCTATACCAACCTGCAGATTCAGCAAGTTATAACATTCCGACTTATGGTTATTTACCACACCGGGTTAAGGCTGGTGATATGGTTTTTCTACAAGATACTCCTGAATTTTTATTGATTATGACCCCTTTTATCTTTAATCCGGATGGAACAACCGTTTATCCAACTTTTATAAATTTCAAAAAAGTTCCTGATAATCCTCCTGTCTGA
- a CDS encoding YebC/PmpR family DNA-binding transcriptional regulator, producing the protein MGRAFEFRKERKFKRWAKMAVQFTRIGKEIVMAVKDGGPNPETNSRLRTAIQNSKAVNMPKDRVDAAIKRASNKDENGYEEHVYEGYALHGVAVLIETATDNTNRTVANVRSYFSKTGGSLGKTGSLDFIFNRKSIFRFVPGEKDMEELEFELIDAGLEELYLESDEEGNDIAVVQTAFEDFGKMQKALEDLGFEMKSAKLERIALSTTPISEEQAADVLKLIDKLEEDDDVQAVYHNMAE; encoded by the coding sequence ATGGGAAGAGCATTTGAGTTCAGAAAAGAAAGAAAATTTAAACGTTGGGCTAAAATGGCCGTACAGTTCACCCGTATAGGGAAAGAGATTGTAATGGCCGTAAAAGACGGAGGCCCTAATCCTGAAACGAATTCGCGTTTACGTACGGCGATTCAAAACTCCAAAGCGGTAAATATGCCGAAAGACAGAGTTGACGCTGCAATTAAACGGGCATCTAATAAGGATGAAAATGGTTATGAGGAGCATGTTTATGAAGGATATGCACTTCATGGCGTAGCTGTACTAATCGAAACAGCTACGGATAATACAAACAGAACTGTAGCTAACGTACGGAGTTATTTTAGCAAAACCGGTGGCTCTTTAGGAAAAACAGGTTCTCTGGATTTCATCTTTAACCGCAAATCTATTTTCAGATTTGTACCAGGAGAAAAAGATATGGAAGAACTGGAGTTTGAACTAATTGATGCTGGTCTGGAAGAATTATACCTGGAGTCTGATGAAGAAGGTAACGATATCGCAGTTGTTCAGACAGCGTTTGAGGACTTTGGTAAAATGCAGAAAGCACTGGAAGATTTAGGCTTTGAAATGAAAAGTGCAAAACTGGAAAGAATTGCTTTGTCTACTACACCTATTTCTGAAGAACAGGCTGCTGATGTGTTGAAGCTGATTGATAAGCTGGAAGAGGATGATGATGTGCAGGCGGTTTATCATAACATGGCAGAGTAG